A DNA window from Jaculus jaculus isolate mJacJac1 chromosome 1, mJacJac1.mat.Y.cur, whole genome shotgun sequence contains the following coding sequences:
- the LOC123457676 gene encoding translation initiation factor IF-2-like, with amino-acid sequence MGAGPTVSSCTRERAPAAPSAFATPRPDPAESGGGEHRWLAGPASCRAARTRPSTSAGAAAAPAAAAARGRSGRAAADRGSAGSRTPASRPRSKHSAPLSASRCERASDGGPRGAAPPCECRIPGSGSTSPPQPPRVPEEIFGGLRAAGAPAFRPPFRRDWIAFDSPANAVGPPGLGAIRAHIRPAPPRRASGLQVPAASASRAQGREAPLSRRVRSALARVWTAAAAAAAAAAARAAASSSTPDADSPAGRLPR; translated from the exons TCCGCGTTTGCAACCCCCCGCCCCGATCCCGCGGAGTCAGGGGGAGGTGAGCATCGCTGGCTGGCGGGCCCCGCGAGCTGCCGAGCGGCCCGCACGCGGCCATCGACGTCCGCGGGCGCTGCCGctgcccccgccgccgccgccgccagggGGCGCTCGGGCCGCGCGGCCGCCGACCGGGGCTCCGCGGGCTCGCGAACCCCGGCTTCCCGCCCTCGGAGCAAACACAGTGCACCTTTGTCAGCGAGCCGGTGCGAGCGAGCGTCCGACGGCGGGCCCCGTGGCGCGGCCCCGCCGTGTGAGTGCCGGATCCCGGGGTCGGGGAGCACCTCGCCGCCTCAGCCCCCTCGTGTCCCGGAGGAGATTTTTGGTGGTTTGCGTGCAGCCGGGGCCCCAGCATTCCGGCCGCC GTTCCGGCGCGACTGGATCGCTTTTGACTCGCCCGCCAACGCGGTTGGGCCGCCTGGGCTCGGCGCCATCCGGGCTCACatccgccccgcccctccccgacGCGCCTCCGGACTACAAGTCCCAGCAGCCTCCGCGTCACGAGCGCAGGGCCGGGAGGCGCCCTTGAGCCGGCGCGTGCGCAGTGCGCTGGCCCGAGTCTGGA cagcggcggcggcggcggcggcggcagcagcagcccGAGCAGCGGCAAGCAGCAGCACTCCAGACGCTGACAGCCCCGCCGGCCGGCTGCCTCGCTGA